In the Uranotaenia lowii strain MFRU-FL chromosome 1, ASM2978415v1, whole genome shotgun sequence genome, ttgaaaaatttggatattGTGCAATCTTTTGCTGTCACAAAAAGCGGTTAGCGagtagaaaaataaagaaaactgatttaaatagGTACTGATTTAAAATATGGCAGAAATGTACCAATCCACTGATCTAAAGTTTGCAGTCCCTTTTTGTGCGCTGCGCATAAAATAATCCACACCCTCATTTCTGACACTAAAGATTTTTGAGTGCGAAAATAAGTTATTGTTAATGGGAATTTTGATTGCTGTGCTTTAAAACTCTCAATTGAGTACATGTGTCCCACAGTGTGATAAAAAATGCTTTACATGAGTTTTTTCTGCTAACAGTGTTCACTGTGttttagttgcatttctgccgtcATATTTGACGGTGgcgcttattttttttgtctcccggttttcataagagttgggaatctttatataaactatttttgatataactataagaggtaaggacttatgcgttgtcagtttgtactggcctcatagagttgcagtggatcgaaatcacctagaggacctgtgctcagtgcttcctgagccaaggttgatcctgggtgacttcaattcacatggaactgtctggggagaacaaacagacgattgtcgttctactcttatttatgacatttgtgacagtttcaatttaacaattttgaacacgggtgaaaaaacacgggtacctaaacctcctgcaagacaaagcgcaattgacctctcactctgctcaaattcactatcattggattgccagtggaaggtaatccctgatcccaatggtagtgatcatttgcctatcaaaattacaatcaccaatggggtcagctcttctaattctacgaatatgacatatgaccttacaagacacatcgactggaaaaagtactcggacgaaataacaacagccatcgattctatgaatgttttgcctcctttagaggagtaccactttctttcacgtttgatacatgaaagtgcactttgcgcacaaacaaaacccatcccagattcatcagtTCCTCGTAGGCCTCCaaacccatggtgggaccagcagtgttccaagctttataaggacaaatcaaaagcattcaaagattttcggaaatatgGAACTCTCGTCCTTTTTGATGCTTATGTtacccttgaaaatcagttcaaaaaattaatcaaagggaaaaagaaGGCGTATTGGCGGAATTTTGTGGGCGATTTATCACGGGAAACTtccttgagtaccttatggaaagtggcacgaagcatgcgcaatcgatcatctacaaatgaaagtgaagaatatacacatagatggatatccaacttcgcacggaaagtctgcccagattctacacctgtacaaaaaataatccggaatgtgcctccagataggtgtggtctggattccagcttttcgatggtcgaattttcacttgccctcctctcttgtaacaattcagctccgggaattgatgaaatcaaattcaacttgttgaaaaaccttccggacgccgccaaatttcgcttgttgaatttatttaatcaatttttggaaaacaacattgttccccaagaatggagacaagtgagagttatcgctatccaaaagcctggaaaaccagcgtccgatgcgaattcgtaccgtccaatagcgatgttgtcttgtatacgcaaattgatggagaaaatgattttgtttcgtttggataaatgggtagaagcaaatggtctcctttcagatactcaatttgggtttcgaaggggcaaagggacaaacgattgtcttgctttgctgtcttcagagatacaaatggcgtacgcaaaacgtgagcaaatggcttcagtgtttctagacataaagggagcttttgatgcagtctcaatagaggtgttgtcagacaagttgcattccagaggtctgcctcctctattgaacaacatcttatacagcttgctttgtgagaaacatttgaactttgctcacggagatattgcagttagaagaacctcttacatgggcctcccacaaggttcatgtttgagcccacttttgtataacttttacgtaagtgacatcgacagttgtatctctgaaggctgcactctaagacaacttgcagatgacggcgtggtgtctgtcacaggatctactgagtctcatctgcacagacctttacaagatactttagacagattgtcttcctgggctttgaggcttgggattgagttttcccctcagaaaacggagatggttgttttctctaagaaacatagaccagctcaacctaagcttcaactcctgggcagaacgatcactcaatcgaggtgttttaagtatcttggggtttggtttgattccaagtgtacctggagggcccatattgagtatctgaaaggaaaatgccaacaaagaatcaattttctccgatcaatcactggcacctggtggggagcccatccagaagatcttttaaaattgtatcgaacaaccattctctcagtgatggaatatggtagcttctgtttccagtcagctgccaaatctcacctcatcaaacacgagcgtatccaataccgttgtcttcgcatcgctttgggcagTATGCCaacaacgcataacatgagtctcgaagttttggcaggaatactcccactaaaagatcgattcaatttattatcactccggttcctcatcaggtgtaaggtcatgaacccattggtgattgtaaattttgaaaagcttcttgagcaaaattttcataccagatttatgtctatataccatgtcctcatgtcaatgcaggtaaacccttcttcgtattctccagcTCGTGTTTGTAGCCTAGACTACGAtgattcttctgtccagtttgatttgtctatgcagcaggaaattcgtggaatcccggatccacatcgtccacttctgattccaagaattttcgaagctaaatatagacacgtcgatcctgataaaatgttctttactgatggatcacttatagaggaatcaacaggatttggagtgttcaacgaaatatctagcgcctcttacagccttgagtcaccatgctctgtatacatagcagagttagcagcaattcattgggctttggacagtatcgcttcaaggccagttgggcactactttattgtaacggatagtctgagctctgttgaagcaatgcgctcgataaaaccgggaaagcactcgccgtacttcctcgagaagatacgggatatatTGAGTGCTCTTACAAGATGTCGCTTtatcatcacctttgtttgggttccctctcattgctcgatacagggtaatgagaaggcagactctctggcaaaggtgggagcgatggaaggcgacacgtatccacgtgaaatcgtcttcaacgaattttactttttggttcgaagaaactctcttgtcaactggcagcgcaaatgggacgaggatgaggatggtcggtggctccactcgattatcccaaaggtaagccttaaaccctggtttaatagattggacctgagtcgggattttattcgtatattttcccgtctcatgtccaatcattgttccttagatgcggtactctatcgttttgacattgctagcagcaatttgtgtggttgcggccaaggttaccatgacatcgagcatattgtttggtcgtgtgaggtccaccttatcgccagaacgaattttatagactcccttcgggcccgaggaatgCCACCCAACGTTCcggtgagagatgtgctggctatgcttgacttggactacatgttcgaaatatatcttttccttaaagctatcgatcttcgcctatgaatctttttattttcatgtttccctttctatctctcttttcctcaaaaataaaagtgttaagctaagaaataaattgttaaaaaaaaaacgagtttggctccttaaagccttaaggtatgagccgtttcaaataaaggatttacaaaaaaaaaaaaaaaaaaaaacaacaacaagttCATACTCAAAATCGTTAATTGTAAAACTAGGACTCAATCTTTCGTCCAGCATCCCCCGGAGTAAATCTAGGTCTTAGTCGGTGTCAACCGATCTTGATCTGTACAACGAATCATCCGGTATCCGCCGGAAAGCTTTAGGATCGTAATTAGTTTCCGATAAGTAGCATATTGCACTTTTCTCGATCCAACTGGCATCCCGGAATTATCCTATTCAAATTGTATATTTTCCGAACCACAAAAGCAAACATTCAGgagttaacttttttgtttcttccaaAAGCTGGTATTCGCcgaattttcgaaactcatctACCGGTATCCGCCGATTCTTTTTgcagtcggtatccgccgaacttttttgtttcattcatcggtattcatcgattttttttccaatccatAGCCGGTATTCGCCGAACTATTTGTTTCTTCCAaaagtcggtatccgccgaactttcaaaactcatccaccgGTATTCGCCGATTTTTTCGCAGTCGCTATTCGCCAAACTTTTTGGATTCActtaccggtatccgccggattTTTCTACAATCCATAgccggtatccgccgaactataAGAATTTGTATACCGGTATCCTCCGGTTTTCGATccatagtcggtatccgccgaccTATGGAAATTtatataccggtatccgccggttttttttttcccaattcatagccggtatccgccgaactataAAAATTTGTATACCGGTATCCTCCGGTTTTCGATccatagtcggtatccgccgaccTATGGAAATTtatataccggtatccgccggtttttTCCCAATTCATTgccggtatccgccgaactatgaaaatttttataccggtatccgccggtttcCGATccatagtcggtatccgccgaactatggAAATTTATATCCCGGTATCCGCCGGTGGTCCAAGCCTAAGTCAGTATCCGCTGAACTTAGACAAAACtgtgaatttatcaaaactcacCCGAACTGTCTCGTCACATGCACAGTTTTTCTTCTTTTGCTTTCCGCCATTTCGAAGAAATGCGTTGTTGGCGTCCTACactcacttttatttttttttcttccaggaTTAGGGAAATCATCACTGTGGTTTCCCggtcctgtcacggtcgccaaaatgTGGGGCTCGTTCCGGAGCACCGGCACGTCGACCCGGAATTGCTTTATTCGATCGGCGTCTTTTCGGTTTCTCGCCGTGCGGCGAAAGCGCACAACCGTTCTGGCGCACAACACACGAGAGGACTGACGAACGACGGGCGTGTGGCGAATGCCCATTGGCGGGAGGGAGAGGATTCGAGCGAGAAAGATATCAATCATGACAGGTCTAACAATGCTGGCAAATAGTGGTGCCAGCTGCATTGGTTGACTTTATTAAACATTTGTCATGATTCTTTCTCTTATATCTCACACTTTACTGGTTCCTGTTTGGTCACAGCTACAgctaaaatctacaaaaaatcaatttactcaAGGTACAGGTACTTGAAGATGGAAATAAGAGAGTACAaacgaaaaaatatatattttcccGTATCTtaattacacttttttttttaagaggagaaatcaccgtgaatttgttttatgaaatgaatttgcggctttatcggtgagggttaaagagttgaaatgaaagacggatagaagatcagaagaaaattctaaggtggtgaaaagagcgaagagcatttgaaatagaagcttgaccacatactaaattctttgtcccacaccaattaactgtattgaagaagtagtacccaatagagaaggcactacatttttcgatacagttaattatggatggttcgaccgccatgtgagtgtgcacatgtgccgaacggacaaaaaatttagcatgtggttgctctgttaagtcttctattgtgcgatatcgttccatcgatggctaggtagatttcttattttcgttttgtgcggatgttccaactggattgagttgtcgcatacggtcaacggtcagaaatcttggcctaactattttcgattatcggaacgatgttttgtaattgatttttatagccgaattatttttattattttaagaggagaaatcaccgtgaatttgttttatgaaatgaatttgcggctttatcggtgagggttaaagagttgaaatgaaagacggatagaagatcagaagaaaattctaaggtggtgaaaagagcgaagagcatttgaaatagaagcttgaccacatactaaattctttgtcccacaccaattaactgtattgaagaagtagtacccaatagagaaggcactacatttttcgatacagttaattatggatggttcgaccgccatgtgagtgtgcacatgtgccgaacggacaaaaaatttagcatgtggttgctctgttaagtcttctattgtgcgatatcgttccatcgatggctaggtagatttcttattttcgttttgtgcggatgttccaactggattgagttgtcgcatacggtcaacggtcagaaatcttggcctaactattttcgattatcggaacgatgttttgtaattgatttttatagccgaattatttttattattttaagaggagaaatcaccgtgaatttgttttatgaaatgaatttgcggctttatcggtgagggttaaagagttgaaatgaaagacggatagaagatcagaagaaaattctaaggtggtgaaaagagcgaagagcatttgaaatagaagcttgaccacatactaaattctttgtcccacaccaattaactgtattgaagaagtagtacccaatagagaaggcactacatttttcgatacagttaattatggatggttcgaccgccatgtgagtgtgcacatgtgccgaacggacaaaaaatttagcatgtggttgctctgttaagtcttctattgtgcgatatcgttccatcgatggctaggtagatttcttattttcgttttgtgcggatgttccaactggattgagttgtcgcatacggtcaacggtcagaaatcttggcctaactattttcgattatcggaacgatgttttgtaattgatttttatagccgaattatttttattattttaagaggagaaatcaccgtgaatttgttttatgaaatgaatttgcggctttatcggtgagggttaaagagttgaaatgaaagacggatagaagatcagaagaaaattctaaggtggtgaaaagagcgaagagcatttgaaatagaagcttgaccacatactaaattctttgtcccacaccaattaactgtattgaagaagtagtacccaatagtacttcttcaatacagttaattggtgtgggacaaagaatttagtatgtggtcaagcttctatttcaaatgctcttcgctcttttcaccaccttagaattttcttctgatcttctatccgtctttcatttcaactctttaaccctcaccgataaagccgcaaattcatttcataaaacaaattcacggtgatttctcctcttaaaataataaaaataattcggctataaaaatcaattacaaaacatcgttccgataatcgaaaatagttaggccaagatttctgaccgttgaccgtatgcgacaactcaatccagttggaacatccgcacaaaacgaaaataagaaatctacctagccatcgatggaacgatatcgcacaatagaagacttaacagagcaaccacatgctaaattttttgtccgttcggcacatgtgcacactcacatggcggtcgaaccatccataattaactgtatcgaaaaatgtagtgccttctctattgggtactacttcttcaatacagttaattggtgtgggacaaagaatttagtatgtggtcaagcttctatttcaaatgctcttcgctcttttcaccaccttagaattttcttctgatcttctatccgtctttcatttcaactctttaaccctcaccgataaagccgcaaattcatttcttaattaCACTATTCATTGAACCAATAATTAAAATCAGCTAACCTTTCCAGCCACATCAGCAACCGTGAaatcatgttgataaaaaaatatttttttggttgtttcgattatagtcgttttaccatcattatggcattcgcgactttatcaacgttgcagttggtggatcgttattgaaaaactatccggtacaactgcgttcgatgtgtactcttgggcttgaactcgcagacatcggctcaggaggcaacagacttgccaactgagctatacacAAGcccattatatttaaaaaaatatgcaaattctgcattatttgacaaattattcattttttgaataaaatgttgcGAATAGTTTTAAACCAAAGGTATGATAGGCTTTCTTCGCTAAGCGTGTAGACAttcgtgtttgttttgattttgtttctgCGCAGCATTTCATCTGTTGTCATTGTCTGTGGTGCAATTTTGCATCGAAGTGAAATTTGTAGCTgcacaaattttaatattttcattttccagatcgtgtagttgatttttaattttcactaaCCAGTGCACTGTAATCCCTTCATCACGAACCGGATTTGTGGTCaccatcaaattctagggatcTGCTGTCTTTGTTTGGTATTTCCCTTTCTTGGAACCATGGCCTGGCGTTCCCGTGGATTGAGTAATGCGGATCTGATTCGCCAATTGAAAGGTATTTATTTTTAGTATATGCCTTTTACCTGCTCTTTGTTGATGGTATCATTTCGCGAATAATGCATCTTACTGCATCTGGctcctaaaatattttttgccctTGCAGAATATGGGGTAATCAAGAGTGAAGCCGTGGCCCAGGCATTGACTGCGACGGatcgtaaattttatgttgcaaGCAATCTAAATCCTTACGTTGATTCCCCTCAGAGAATTGGCCATGGCGCAACCATTAGTGCACCTCATATGGTAAATTCAAAGGTGAAATATCATGTGCAATCCTCAActaatttctaaatatttttttagcatgCTTACGCTTTGGAACTGCTGGAGAATCACTTGAAAGCGGACAGTAGGGTGCTGGATGTGGGATCTGGATCCGGTTATCTAACCGCTTGTTTTGCTCGATACATTCACGCTAAAGAGAATGCCTCCGGTCTTGTGGTAGGGATCGAACACCATCCTGAATTAGTCAAActtggaataaaaaatatccggGAGGACGACGCCAGTTTAATTGAAACAGGAAAGGTTATCATGGTTGGTACGTACTgggaatgataatttttttttattacattttcatttcctgattttttaaattaatcaaattgcAGAGGGTGACGGCCGTCAAGGCTCGAAGGAACATGCTCCGTATGATTGTATCCATGTGGGTGCAGCGGCTCCGGAAACACCAACAGAGCTCATCAACCAGCTTAAACCCGGTGGCCGCATGATTATCCCGGTTGGACCCGATGGGGGAACCCAATATCTGGAACAGTACGACAAGGATTCGAATGGCAAGGTGTCCAACACCCGACTGATGGGGGTGATGTACGTGCCGTTGACTGATCTTCACACGTGATGCCCGAACCGACATACGGTTTTCCTGTGGGTCCGGGTAATGCTGGTGcttctgttgctgttgctgtt is a window encoding:
- the LOC129757308 gene encoding protein-L-isoaspartate(D-aspartate) O-methyltransferase; protein product: MAWRSRGLSNADLIRQLKEYGVIKSEAVAQALTATDRKFYVASNLNPYVDSPQRIGHGATISAPHMHAYALELLENHLKADSRVLDVGSGSGYLTACFARYIHAKENASGLVVGIEHHPELVKLGIKNIREDDASLIETGKVIMVEGDGRQGSKEHAPYDCIHVGAAAPETPTELINQLKPGGRMIIPVGPDGGTQYLEQYDKDSNGKVSNTRLMGVMYVPLTDLHT